A genome region from Alkalispirochaeta americana includes the following:
- the pheS gene encoding phenylalanine--tRNA ligase subunit alpha: MVSDATLKNLHPLEVKTLLFYEGGAIFDAPRMQVDLGLVLGQCNQALSWLEAKGFLHESQRRTDIFYERTDLGADYAAKGTPVERMVRVLAEKGPLTLPELAAAAGVENRDAGSSYGQLSKAGVLSMDGEKRVCLENPSAEPDRAIRQLLDRAAQAPLEHNHLSAQDQKEIARHARKRGAATAMFKIIERESVSYELSETGAQVRSALQERGITGEEIGQVTPEMLRDGSWQGKTFREYGVDAPTSRLLPGRRNPYAEYLDSVKDKLVSLGFSEFDGPVVETEFWNSDALFMPQFHSARDIHDVYYVKNPRHAREIEEPYLSRIAEVHEKGGNTGSRGWGYQFDRDFTRRLILRSQGTVMSAKSLRNAEIPGKYFGILRCFRYDQVDATHLSDFYQTEGIVLGEDVNLRNLLGLLKMFAEELAGATEVRYVPGYFPFTEPSVEVHIKHPRLGWFELGGAGIFRPEVTKPMGVEVPVLAWGLGIDRMALMHLGLNDLRELFSSDIENVRLRRRQG, from the coding sequence ATGGTTTCGGATGCAACGCTCAAGAATCTTCACCCTTTGGAGGTGAAGACCCTTCTTTTCTACGAAGGTGGCGCTATTTTTGACGCTCCTCGTATGCAGGTGGATCTCGGTCTGGTCCTTGGACAGTGTAATCAAGCTCTGAGTTGGCTCGAGGCCAAAGGTTTTCTTCACGAAAGCCAGCGACGGACCGATATCTTCTACGAGCGGACCGATCTCGGAGCTGATTACGCCGCAAAGGGAACTCCCGTGGAACGAATGGTGCGGGTTCTTGCGGAAAAAGGCCCTCTTACCCTCCCTGAACTTGCTGCTGCCGCAGGAGTAGAAAACCGCGATGCCGGTTCGTCCTACGGGCAGTTATCCAAGGCGGGTGTTCTGTCCATGGACGGGGAGAAGCGGGTGTGCCTGGAAAATCCCTCGGCAGAGCCGGACCGGGCGATCAGGCAACTTCTGGATCGTGCGGCGCAGGCGCCGCTGGAGCACAATCATCTTTCGGCCCAGGACCAGAAAGAAATCGCCCGGCACGCCCGTAAACGAGGCGCTGCCACGGCCATGTTCAAAATCATCGAGCGGGAGTCGGTATCGTACGAACTCTCCGAAACCGGAGCCCAGGTCCGCAGCGCTCTCCAGGAGCGGGGCATCACGGGCGAGGAGATCGGCCAGGTCACGCCGGAGATGCTCCGGGACGGCTCATGGCAGGGAAAGACCTTCCGGGAGTACGGGGTGGATGCCCCGACAAGCAGACTCCTTCCGGGGCGGCGCAACCCCTACGCTGAATATCTGGACTCGGTAAAGGACAAGCTCGTTTCCCTGGGGTTTAGCGAGTTCGACGGTCCCGTAGTTGAGACCGAGTTCTGGAACTCCGACGCTCTTTTTATGCCCCAGTTCCACAGCGCTCGGGACATTCACGACGTGTACTACGTAAAAAATCCCCGCCATGCCCGGGAGATTGAGGAACCCTACCTCTCGCGGATTGCCGAGGTCCACGAGAAGGGTGGCAATACAGGAAGCCGGGGCTGGGGCTACCAGTTCGACCGGGACTTCACCCGGCGCCTGATTCTCCGCAGCCAGGGAACGGTGATGTCGGCAAAATCTCTGCGGAACGCCGAGATACCGGGGAAATACTTCGGAATCCTCCGTTGCTTCCGCTATGACCAGGTAGACGCCACACACCTCTCGGACTTTTACCAGACCGAGGGAATTGTCCTGGGCGAGGATGTAAACCTGCGGAACCTTTTGGGGCTTCTGAAAATGTTCGCCGAGGAGCTGGCCGGAGCAACCGAGGTCCGCTACGTGCCGGGTTATTTTCCCTTTACCGAGCCCTCCGTGGAGGTCCATATCAAGCATCCCCGTCTGGGCTGGTTCGAGCTGGGGGGGGCCGGAATTTTCCGTCCCGAAGTGACCAAGCCCATGGGAGTGGAGGTTCCGGTTCTTGCCTGGGGTCTTGGAATAGACCGGATGGCGCTGATGCACCTGGGTCTGAATGATCTGCGGGAGCTCTTCAGCTCCGATATCGAAAACGTCCGGCTTCGCCGCCGTCAGGGTTGA
- a CDS encoding tetratricopeptide repeat protein yields MNHTELLDRAVSAFRVNDYEIAERLTLELLERFPDLVAGQVLLGTIYGRQRRIAPAIERYEQAIMLDPHNAEALNNLAVVYRQIGDTDHALEMVRRAQKIAPDNGEIRYNLGNILKDMGNYADAIDAYEQAVRIDPSIAVAYNNLGTLYDSRGEKERAVQAFQRGLKEDPNHPTLHYNLGNSLSALGRLDEASESYKMALKTRSGWPDALNNLGIVLDRQDRTDEAQEIFRELIDLQPENSTAYNNLGAVLARTGRADDAIQAFQTALEHSPRYRRAAANLGQAATQSSDPSVAKRVLQQMLTQDPDNVDLRKGLAGVLTRAGQHGEACNAWQRVMEDDPQDIAAIRELGLAQYRAGRPDVGRQTLEAYAEANPEDKIYLTELSGILNEGGLSQEALELAEEAAVRNPEDPETHLRRAEALASLERADEARAALDRASELSPQDGRVLASRANVNRVLGDRDGALAAADDLISLQGKRASSEDLSDLNDSLELYEQLVEAYEGENVERWQRNLDKLGRLAEQGKTGVVEPLATEETADLDEDSIPILDFSGAEVGEDVQDDPFSEDEPLDETLPEETGLALEDVPEGFSEALQEGMEADDEALPDGQDPDSSEVLPEPEPEPEPAEAEPDAQEEDHDDSGSLPDPEPESSLRDLVDPEDLRDPEEALLQPSPEAPPEPDPVPPDEAPPEEVPEALPEPDPVPPDEAPPEEVPEALPEPDPVPPDEAPPKEVPEAPPEPDPVPPDEAPPEEVPEAPPEPDPVATDEAPPQAKPSPLPDSDPGTGAPTPPRANPEPQPAPSPTPGPQPRPEPRPVPPEPEQEENQEPNLPRPDPSLRKRLQDMIKKLKDQLGPEPPRESEDSDEDPLAKSARLFRYLIDLTQELPPDRDQEFRRSDERLKLIGVTSRLTGRPTLRERLEGFHRQSPESSLPEDLPGTFEHIARLSSALPDTSIGEQLGERAQAMSERLRQIRENG; encoded by the coding sequence ATGAACCACACAGAGCTGCTCGACCGGGCGGTCAGCGCCTTTCGTGTGAACGACTATGAAATTGCCGAGCGCCTCACCCTGGAACTGCTGGAACGTTTTCCGGATCTTGTGGCGGGACAGGTCTTGCTGGGGACGATCTACGGCAGGCAACGTCGTATCGCTCCAGCCATAGAGCGCTATGAGCAGGCGATCATGCTGGATCCCCATAACGCCGAGGCGCTGAATAACCTTGCTGTGGTGTACCGCCAGATTGGTGACACCGATCATGCTTTGGAGATGGTCCGGCGGGCTCAGAAAATAGCACCCGATAACGGTGAAATACGGTACAACCTGGGTAATATCCTGAAGGATATGGGCAATTACGCCGACGCGATCGACGCCTATGAGCAGGCCGTACGGATCGATCCGTCCATAGCCGTCGCCTACAACAACCTGGGGACACTTTACGACTCCCGGGGCGAGAAAGAACGGGCGGTCCAGGCGTTCCAGCGGGGCCTTAAGGAAGATCCCAATCATCCGACCCTTCACTACAACCTTGGCAATTCACTTTCGGCCTTGGGACGACTGGATGAGGCTTCCGAGAGTTACAAAATGGCTCTCAAAACCCGTTCCGGCTGGCCCGATGCGCTGAACAACCTCGGAATTGTCCTGGACCGGCAGGATCGAACCGACGAGGCCCAGGAGATTTTTCGGGAACTGATCGATCTTCAGCCCGAAAACAGCACCGCCTATAACAACCTTGGTGCTGTCCTGGCCAGGACGGGGAGAGCCGACGATGCAATCCAGGCCTTCCAGACTGCGTTGGAGCATTCGCCGCGCTATCGCCGGGCTGCGGCGAATCTTGGTCAGGCAGCAACTCAATCATCCGATCCCTCCGTGGCGAAGCGGGTACTGCAGCAGATGCTGACCCAGGATCCCGATAATGTGGATCTGCGCAAGGGTCTTGCTGGAGTCCTGACACGAGCAGGACAACACGGAGAGGCCTGTAACGCCTGGCAGCGGGTAATGGAGGATGATCCTCAGGACATCGCCGCGATCAGGGAGTTGGGGCTTGCCCAATATCGTGCAGGGCGGCCCGACGTGGGGCGGCAGACCCTGGAGGCCTACGCCGAGGCAAACCCGGAGGACAAGATCTATCTCACGGAGCTCTCGGGAATCCTGAATGAGGGAGGGCTGTCACAAGAGGCTCTGGAACTGGCTGAGGAAGCTGCGGTCCGAAATCCCGAAGATCCCGAGACCCACCTTCGTCGGGCTGAAGCCCTGGCCTCTCTGGAGCGGGCCGATGAGGCTCGGGCCGCGCTTGATCGGGCCTCGGAGCTTAGTCCCCAGGACGGGCGGGTTCTTGCCTCCCGGGCAAACGTCAACCGAGTGCTGGGAGATCGCGATGGGGCTCTGGCTGCGGCCGATGATCTTATTTCGCTTCAGGGAAAACGGGCGTCGTCGGAGGATCTGTCGGATCTGAACGATAGCCTGGAACTTTACGAACAGCTGGTGGAGGCCTACGAGGGCGAAAACGTCGAACGGTGGCAACGGAATCTGGACAAGTTAGGCCGTTTGGCCGAGCAAGGAAAGACAGGGGTTGTGGAGCCTCTGGCCACGGAAGAGACGGCTGATCTGGACGAGGATTCTATACCGATTCTGGATTTTTCCGGTGCTGAGGTGGGAGAAGACGTTCAGGATGATCCCTTTTCCGAGGATGAGCCCCTGGACGAAACGCTTCCTGAGGAAACCGGTCTTGCTCTGGAGGATGTTCCTGAGGGGTTTAGCGAAGCGCTTCAGGAAGGGATGGAAGCCGATGACGAGGCCCTCCCCGATGGACAGGACCCCGATTCTTCGGAGGTTTTGCCGGAGCCGGAGCCGGAGCCGGAGCCGGCTGAGGCTGAGCCCGACGCACAGGAAGAGGATCACGATGATTCCGGTTCTCTGCCAGATCCAGAGCCAGAGAGTTCCCTGAGGGATCTGGTTGATCCTGAGGATCTGCGTGATCCCGAGGAGGCTCTTCTCCAGCCCTCCCCCGAAGCCCCGCCGGAGCCGGACCCTGTGCCCCCCGATGAGGCGCCCCCCGAGGAAGTCCCCGAAGCTTTACCGGAGCCGGACCCTGTGCCCCCCGATGAGGCGCCCCCCGAGGAAGTCCCCGAAGCTTTACCGGAGCCGGACCCTGTGCCCCCCGATGAGGCACCCCCCAAGGAAGTCCCCGAAGCCCCGCCGGAGCCGGACCCTGTGCCCCCCGATGAGGCGCCCCCCGAGGAAGTCCCCGAAGCTCCACCGGAGCCGGACCCTGTGGCGACCGATGAGGCGCCCCCCCAAGCGAAGCCATCACCACTCCCTGACAGCGATCCCGGGACAGGAGCGCCAACTCCTCCCCGGGCCAACCCCGAGCCCCAGCCAGCACCGTCTCCCACCCCCGGGCCGCAACCCCGGCCCGAACCTCGCCCCGTTCCGCCGGAGCCGGAACAGGAGGAAAACCAGGAGCCCAATCTCCCCCGACCGGACCCCTCGCTGCGAAAACGTCTCCAGGACATGATAAAAAAATTGAAGGACCAGCTCGGACCGGAGCCACCTCGGGAATCGGAAGATTCCGATGAAGACCCCCTGGCGAAGTCGGCCCGACTCTTCCGGTATCTCATCGATCTGACTCAGGAGCTCCCCCCTGATCGGGATCAGGAGTTTCGCCGAAGCGATGAACGCCTCAAACTGATCGGTGTGACCTCCCGTCTCACGGGCCGCCCCACGTTGCGGGAACGTCTGGAAGGATTCCATCGCCAGTCTCCGGAGTCTTCTCTTCCCGAGGACCTTCCCGGCACCTTCGAGCATATAGCCCGTCTGAGCAGTGCCCTTCCCGATACCAGCATTGGCGAGCAACTGGGCGAGCGGGCCCAGGCCATGAGTGAGCGGTTGCGGCAGATACGGGAGAATGGCTGA